The following are encoded together in the Neomonachus schauinslandi chromosome X, ASM220157v2, whole genome shotgun sequence genome:
- the ZNF41 gene encoding LOW QUALITY PROTEIN: zinc finger protein 41 (The sequence of the model RefSeq protein was modified relative to this genomic sequence to represent the inferred CDS: deleted 1 base in 1 codon): MPANGSSPQWSSVLAAEGRGSLCEVRRERTPGAGIGSVRRQPDLSPGPQGRGSADHVALNGTVLLQVSVSFEDVTVDFSREEWQHLDPAQRRLYRDVTLENYSHLHSVGYQVPKPEVIFKLEQGEGPWTLEGETPHQGCSDEAIGKMQQQRISGKVSFHCEKFGQPIGKDPLCSILEEFWQNNSQLERYQESQNNPLSHVKVLIKERAYECKNTEKIIHVSTKLVPSIKRLHNYDTFGKSLKHTLNLHNHNKSNATKKLDKIFGNDNNFAHSSSSTENANTGANSCEINRCEKHLGNKQVLIHHENIQTGEQLYVCTECVKSFPQKSHLFEHQRIHAEEKSHECHKSDKALIPKPQINVPQSVYAGDKPYICTQCGKAFTLKSNLITHQKIHTGQKPYKCTECGKAFFHRSYLFRHMRIHTGEKPYECSECGRGFSQNSDLTIHQKTHTGEKHYACSECGKAFTRKSALRMHQRIHTGEKPYVCTECGKAFIQKSHFNTHQRIHTGEKPYECSECGKSFTKKSQLHVHQRIHTGEKPYICTECGKVFTHRTNLTTHQKTHTGEKPYMCAECGKAFSDQSNLIKHQKTHTGEKPYKCNGCGKAFIWKSRLKIHQKSHIGERHYECNECGKAFIQKSTLSVHQRIHTGEKPYVCPECGKAFIQKSHFIAHHRIHTGEKPYECSDCGKCFTKKSQLRVHQKIHTGEKPNICAECGKAFTDRSNLITHQKIHTREKPYKCSDCGKTFTWKSRLTIHQKSHTGERHYECSKCGKAFIQKATLSMHQIIHTGKKPYACTECQKAFTDRSNLIKHQKTHSGEKV, encoded by the exons TGCTGACCATGTCGCCTTGAACGGGACTGTGTTGTTACAGGTCTCCGTGTCATTCGAGGATGTGACTGTGGACTTCAGCAGGGAGGAGTGGCAGCACTTGGACCCTGCTCAGAGACGCCTTTACCGGGATGTGACGCTGGAGAATTACAGCCACTTGCACTCAGTGG GGTACCAGGTTCCCAAACCAGAGGTCATCTTCAAGTTGGAGCAAGGAGAGGGGCCATGGACATTGGAGGGGGAAACCCCACATCAGGGCTGTTCAG acGAGGCTATTGGGAAAATGCAGCAACAGAGAATTTCTGGAAAAGTTTCATTCCACTGTGAGAAATTTGGTCAGCCCATAGGAAAAGATCCATTGTGTTCCATTTTAGAAGAATTTTGGCAAAATAATAGCCAGCTAGAGAGATACCAAGAAAGCCAAAATAACCCTTTAAGTCATGTGAAAGTACTGATTAAGGAGAGGGCCTATGAatgtaaaaatactgaaaaaataattcaCGTGAGTACCAAGCTTGTTCCTTCAATTAAAAGACTCCATAACTATGACACATTTGGAAAGAGTTTGAAGcatactttaaacttacacaatcaTAATAAAAGCAATGCAACAAAGAAGCTTGATAAGATTTTTGGAAATGATAATAATTTTGCCCATAGCTCTTCCTCTACTGAGAATGCGAATACAGGAGCAAATTCCTGTGAAATTAATCGATGTGAAAAACATCTTGGCAACAAACAAGTTCTCATCCACCATGAGAACATTCAGACTGGGGAGCAACTTTATGTATGTACTGAGTGTGTAAAGAGCTTCCCCCAGAAGTCACATCTCTTTGAGCATCAGAGAATTCATGCTGAGGAAAAGTCCCATGAATGCCATAAAAGTGACAAAGCCCTCATTCCGAAGCCACAAATTAATGTACCTCAAAGTGTTTATGCAGGAGATAAACCCTATATATGTACTcagtgtgggaaggcctttacTCTCAAGTCAAACCTCATTACACATCAGAAAATTCATACCGGGCAGAAACCCTATAAATGCActgaatgtggaaaagcctttttCCACAGATCGTATCTCTTTAGACATATGAGAATTCAtacaggagaaaaaccatatgaatgcagtgaatgtggaaGAGGCTTCTCCCAGAATTCAGACCTTACTATACATCAGAAaactcatactggagagaaacacTATGCATGCAgcgaatgtgggaaagccttcacaAGAAAATCAGCACTCAGAATGCATCAGAGaatccacacaggagagaaaccctatgtaTGCACTGAATGCGGGAAGGCCTTCATCCAGAAATCACATTTCAATACACATCAGAGAATCCATACTGGCGAAAAGCCTTATGAATGCAGTGAGTGTGGAAAATCATTCACTAAGAAGTCACAACTCCATGTACATCAAAGAATTCACACCGGAGAAAAACCCTATATATGTACAGAATGTGGAAAGGTCTTTACTCATAGGACAAACCTCACTACACATCAGAAaactcatactggagagaaaccctatatgTGTGCTGAATGTGGCAAGGCTTTCAGTGACCAGTCAAATCTCATTAAACACCAGAAaactcacactggagagaagcctTATAAGTGCAATGGCTGTGGAAAAGCCTTCATATGGAAGTCACGCCTCAAAATACATCAGAAATCTCATATTGGAGAGAGACACTATGAAtgcaatgaatgtgggaaagcctttatcCAGAAATCGACATTAAGTGTGCATCAGAGGatccacacaggagagaaaccctacgTTTGTCctgaatgtgggaaggccttcatcCAGAAGTCACACTTCATTGCACATCatagaattcatactggagagaagccTTATGAATGCAGTGACTGTGGGAAATGCTTTACTAAGAAGTCGCAACTCCGTGTGCATCAGAAgattcacacaggagagaaacccaaTATATGTGCTGAATGTGGAAAGGCCTTCACTGACAGGTCAAATCTTATAACACACCAAAAAATCCATACTagagagaaaccctataaatgcAGTGACTGTGGAAAAACCTTCACCTGGAAGTCCCGCCTCACTATCCATCAGAAATCTCATACTGGAGAAAGACACTATGAATGCAGTAAATGCGGGAAAGCCTTCATCCAGAAAGCAACATTAAGTATGCATCAGATTATTCATACCGGAAAGAAACCCTATGCTTGTACAGAATGTCAGAAGGCCTTCACGGACAGATCGAATCTCATTAAACACCAGAAAACACATAGTGGAGAAAAAGTATAA